Genomic DNA from Roseburia intestinalis L1-82:
TCTTCCTCTGTCTTCATAACAATTTGTTACTCTCTATTGTTATCTTCTTAAGAATTTTTGTATTTAAGCTCTTGATTTTCGTGTTAAATACAACGATAAGCCCAATTAAAATAACAAGTATCAACACGATCTCAATAATGGCCACCCCGTCTTCTTCCCCTAAAAATTCTTTAAACCCCTTCATACAATTTCTCCTTTCTAATCTTACAATCCATAATTTCATGAAATGATCATTACACACTTTACCGGCAAATCCTTTGTTTTAAATTATAATTCCATGGAACGCATAGCTGGAAATGCCAGTATTAACATCACCGCACCGAGCATCAGAATCATCGGAAACAACATCTTTGTCCCGGCTTCCTCCCCCAGCTTTCGCGCCATACTTTTTCGTTCTTCAAAGGCATCTTCCGCCTCCTGCTCTAACAGCCTTGTCAGACCCCTGCTTCCTTTTCTCAGATTCTGCGCCAAAAGATTGCCAAATTTGCGGTAGCGGTAGCCGCCACATCTTTCTCCAAAACGCTCATAAGCACGTTCTTCCCCCATTCCATTTTTTATTTCAAATGAAGTCCGCTGCATCTCTTCATAGACTTCTTTTCTGCAAATTGTCCTTTTTTGCCGCTCATTCATATAATTTTCTGTCAATCTGTTCCATGCTTTAGAAACAGTCATTCCTGCGCCAAGTAAAAGTACCAGATTACTTACCATATCCGCATACTGCAGTTCCAACAACGCT
This window encodes:
- a CDS encoding Flp1 family type IVb pilin produces the protein MKGFKEFLGEEDGVAIIEIVLILVILIGLIVVFNTKIKSLNTKILKKITIESNKLL